The Neptunomonas concharum genomic interval GTAGGGTCTGCAAAAGTTCGCCAGTGGGTTGAAGATGAAAAGGTTGATGCAGTTAATGGTCTGGTAGCGTCTTCTGTAACAGGTGCCGTGACTAAAGTACTGACAGATGCTAAGAAAATCGCGCTAATCTCTACTTCTGCAAGTAATGCGTTCACAACTAAAGCGTGCTCTCCTTACAATGTTCATTGGACTTACAACGTAGCTGCTTTGGCAAATGGTACCGTTAAGCCGATGGTAGAGTCTGGCAAGAAGAAGTGGTTCTTCATTACAGCAGATTATGCGTTTGGACATGCGCTTGAAGGTATTGCTTCTAAAGTAATTAATGAATCGGGTGGTGAAGTTGTAGGCGCTGTTCGTGCACCGCTAGGTACAACAGACTTCTCTTCTTATATCCTTCAGGCTCAGGCTTCTGGTGCTGACGTTGTAGGCTTGGCTAATGCGGGTGCTGACTTCGTTAACTCTTTGAAAACGGCAGCAGAATTTGGTCTGACAGAAATGATGGACGTTGCAGGCTTGTTGGTATTTACGCATAACGCAAAAGCGTTGGATCCAGCGATTGCTGCAGGCATGAAGGCGACTACAGGCTTCTATTGGGATATGGATGATCAAACCCGTGAGTGGTCTGCACGTTTCAAAGCGCGTCATGGTTCTATCCCAGCTATGGGGCAGGCAGGTGCGTACTCTATGACAATGCACTACCTAAATGCGATCAAAGCAGCCGGTACGGATGATTCTGATGCCGTCATGAAGCAGATGAAAATGACGAAGCCGAACGATTTCTTCGCTCGTAATGCTACGTTACGTAACGACGGTCGTATGGTTCACGATATGCTATTGGTGAGCATCAAAGATGCGGCTAGCCGTAAATCCGAAGATGATATCTATAACATCGAAGCAACCATTCCTGGTAACGTGGCATTTAACCCAATGCTTCCAGAGTGTGACTTCAAGTAATCCTGCTTGAAATTAGGAGGGTGTTGCACGTCGTGTACCCCCTCCAGCTTTATCTGCAAGGAGCTGTGTGGAAGCTCCGCACGGCTCCTTTGTTTTTCTAGGTGGTGTTATGGCGACGATATTTGGTATTAATCTGTTTGCGCTGTCGGGACAGTTGCTGGTGGGCCTGATTAACGGCTCATTTTATGCCTTGCTGAGTCTTGGCTTGGCGATTATTTTTGGTCTGTTAAAAATTATTAACTTCGCGCAGGGCGCGATGTATATGCTTGGTGCTTTCTTCGCGTGGATGGCACTAAATTATCTTGGCATTAACTACTGGGTCGCTTTGATATTAGTGCCCATTGCTATAGGTGGAATTGCGATACTAATCGAACGCTTTTTGGTACGTCCAATAGCCAATGAAGATCACCTCTATAGCCTTCTGCTGACTTTCGGTATCGCACTGATTTTACAGGGATTATTTACTCATCTTTATGGTTCTTCCGGATTGCCTTATCAGATTCCTGCTGAACTGAAGGGTGGTACAAAACTACCATTCATGTATCTGCCTAATTACCGCGCATGGATCATCGTAATTTCGCTTATCGTGTGTTTTAGCACATGGTGGGTCATCGAAAAAACCAAGTTAGGCGCGTATTTAAGAGCCGGGACAGAAAACCCACAGCTGATGCAGGGGTTCGGTATCAATGTACCATTGATTACAACGCTCACTTTCGGTTTTGGTGTTGCACTTGCTGGCTTTGCTGGTGTGCTTGCTGCACCTGTCTATTCAGTAAGTCCTGAAATGGGCTCCAATATACTTATCGTGGTCTTTGCCATCGTTGTAATCGGTGGAATGGGATCGATAGGTGGCGCTATTCTTACCGGTTTGATGATGGGGGTAGTGGAAGGATTGACAAAGTTTTTCTACCCGGAAGCGTCTACCACCGTTATTTTCCTATTCATGGTGATCGTGCTGCTGATTAAGCCTGCCGGTCTGTTTGGTAAAGAAGCTTAAAGGGGTACAGCCATGAAAATTAATAAGCTCTATGTGATTCTGATAGCACTGGCGTTAGTTGCGCCAATGGTTGTCTATCCAGTGTTTTTGATGAAAGTGCTCTGTTTTGCCCTTTTTGCCTGCGCATTTAACCTTCTACTAGGATTTGTTGGACTTTTGTCCTTTGGACATGCTGCTTTTCTTGGTACGGGAGGGTACGTTACTGGGTACTTAATGCTACAGACGGGTATCACGCCTGAACTAGGCGTATTGGCAGGAACTATTGCAGCAGGCCTTTTGGGTGCTGTATATGGCAAATTAGCTGTAAAGCGCGAAGGTATCTACTTTGCAATGGTTACCCTGGCGTTGGCTCAGTTGGCGTTCTTCTTCTACCTACAGGCTCCGTTCACTGGAGGGGAAGATGGTTTGCAAGGTGTACCACGTGGTGAACTGTTTGGACTTTTTGATCTATCCGATAACAACAGTATGTACTACTTCGTGCTGGCTATCTTCTTATTTGGTTTCTGGATGGTACACCGTACGATTCATTCACCCTTTGGCCAGATCCTGAAGGCTATTCGTGAAAATGAACCACGCGCTGTATCCCTTGGCTATAATGTGAATGATTATAAATGGGCTGCATTTGTGATCTCTTCAGCTCTGGCTGGCATGGCAGGTTCCACTAAAACGTTAGTATTCCAGTTGGCTTCTCTTACAGATGTTCATTGGCATATGTCGGGTGAGGTGGTACTGATGACACTATTGGGTGGTATGGGCACAATCTTTGGGCCACTGGTCGGCGCAGGTGTTGTTGTCACGATCCAGAACTACATGTCAGGCGGCGAATTAGGAAACTACATCCATATTATTATGGGTGTTATATTTATCGTCTGTGTGTTGGCATTCCGAAGTGGTATTGTTGGTGAAATACAGAAAGTGGTTAAGCGTAATTTCGGTTAATCCTATTTCTATTCAGCCCTGCTGTAGGTAGCAGGGCTTTTTTATTTTTCAAAATTAACGCTTACGTAAACTGAGGTTTTTGTGATGAGTCAGGATTCAGTTGTTATTGTTAGTGCTGCACGTACGCCTATGGGCGGGATGATGGGCTCCCTGAGCGAAGTAAGAGCCCCTGATTTGTGTGCTACGGCTATTAAAGCGGCGATTGAGCGCGCAGGTATATCTAGCTCGGATATTGATGAAGTGATCATGGGGTGTGTATTGCCTGCTGGGTTAGGACAAGCACCTGCTAGGCAAGCGTCTCGTGCTGCGGGTATTCCTGATGCGGCTGGTGCAACAACCATCAATAAAATGTGCGGTTCTGGTATGAAGGCTGTCATGCTTGCCCATGATCAAATCATGGCTGGTCAGGTCGATGTGATGGTCGCTGGCGGTATGGAGAATATGAGTCAGTCTCCTTATCTTTTACCAAAAGCCCGTGCAGGTATGCGTATGGGTCACCAGCAAGTTATTGACCATATGTTTTTTGATGGCCTAGAAGATGCGTACGAAGGTGGTTTGATGGGGTCGTTTGCACAAAAGAGTGCTGATGACTACAACGTATCGAGAGAGGCAATGGATGACTTTGCTATTGGTTCTCTTGAAAAAGCGCTAAAAGCGATTGAGACAGGTGCGTTTAAAGATGAAATTGCTCCTGTCACAGTGAAAACTCGCCAAGGTGAAGTGCAGGTCGATACGGATGAGCAACCAGGTAATGCGCGTATCGATAAGATTCGTGGGTTAAGGCCCGCCTTTAAAAAGGACGGTACGGTAACAGCGGCAAATTCTAGCTCCATTTCCGATGGGGGATCGGCGCTAATCTTAATGAAAGAGTCGCAAGCAAAAGCACGTGGTCTCGCGCCTCTTGCTCGTATTGTGGCGCACTCCACTCATGCGCAACTTCCTGCGGAGTTCACCATCGCTCCTATTGGTGCTATTGAAAAAGTGTTGAATAAAGCAGGCTGGTCAAAAGATGATGTTGATCTTTATGAGATCAATGAAGCGTTTGCCGTAGTATCGATGTTAGCCATTTCTGAATTAGGTCTAGATGATGCTAAGGTGAATGTTAAAGGTGGCGCTTGTGCGTTAGGTCACCCGATCGGATCAAGTGGCTCTCGTATTCTTGTTACCTTATTGTATGCGCTTAAACAGGCAGGCAAGTCTAAGGGTGTTGCATCATTATGCATTGGTGGCGGTGAAGCTACGGCGGTTGCGGTAGAAATGATGTAGTCCGTAATCTCATCGGTATCCAAAAAAGCGCCATTGATATTTCAATTGGCGCTTTTTATTGCTTAGTTACAGAGCTTTGCATCAGCGGGTTTAGGTAGCAGAGCAAAAAGACTTCCTGTTTGTTTCATCTCTCCAGCCAGCTGTTCAGCTCTATCCCCTTTTCCGAAAAATAGATCAGCCCTGACTGGCCCGTTAATGGCACCGCCTGTATCTTGAGCAAAGACCAAGCGCTGGTAGGGTGTTGTTGTATTCGGTAGTTGAGTGTTGATCCATAGAGGCGTACCGAGAGGGATGATTTTCCTGTCTACAGCAACACTCCGCTCAGGGGTCAAGGGAACATTGAGGGAGCCACGTGGACCGTTATCTAAATCGTGACGGAGCTGGAAGAAGATATAGCTGGGGTTGCTGTTCTTAAGTTCAGAAGCTTTGCTTGGATTGTTTTTAAGCCATGCTCGAATAGTTTGTAAGGATACATTCTTCCGTGTTAACTCGCCTTGTGCTATGAGGCTTTTACCAATGGCATGGTAGGGGTGTCCATTTTGATCGGCGTATCCTACACCAACGCTCTTACCATCAGGCAGTTGTACACGGCCAGAGCCTTGGATGTGAAGAAAAAATGCGGCATCTGCATCATCCACCCAAATGATTTCATGACCTTTTAAGGGTTGTTGGTTGCCGTCTATTTCAGCTCGTGAGTAATAGGGGACGATTTTATTACCTTCAATGCGTGCTCTTACCCGTTGATTTTTAAGCGCTGGAAAACGGCTCTCTAAGCGAACTTCAAACATGTCATCGGGACGCTGATAGATAGGGTAGTTAAAGCGCTCTGAACGTTCAAAACTTCCATAAAGTGTGGGCTCATAATATCCCGTAATCAAGCCTTGGTTCTTGTTTTGAAGACCGACAATATTATGAGGGGAGAAGTGTGTTTCAAAGAAACGCCTGACCTCCGGGGTTGATGCATCTTTAGGGGCGGCTTCGCATATATTTTTCCAAACCGTATCTTTTTTACTTAAGCGATCACACTGGCTTTGTAGAGCGGGCATAGCCTCGACTAGTTGATCATCTTGCCAGCCTTTCAATTGGTTCCAGCAAATCTCCTCAGCGATACCGGGGGCTTTCGGTGTAACGCTGCAGCCGGTAAGGAATATCGCAAGAATGGAGCCTGCCCAGAGCTTTGGTGTGGTGGCTTTTGGATATCTAAGATATGGCATGTGTCTCATCCTTTTTTGATTCAGGCCTGCATCTTGCTTATTTATACCTGACGGTGCAAGTAGCAACATCGTCATAGCACCTAAGTTGCTGGATTTTTGAGTGTTTTATAGCGTTTCTAAAGACATTGCTGCGGGCAAAAAGTGCCATAAGGTACTTAACCAACGGCAAATCTATTCCCTGTGACGTAAACAGCGCGCTAGTCAGTCCTAAGGAGATCAGTTATGCATGTTAAGCAAAGTCATATTTTATTAGATGCCGACCACCAAAAAATGGAGCGTATCACCACCAAGGAGAAGACAGAATCTACAAATGTGTTTGCGGGCCACCTTTCTAGCTCGCAAGCTCTACTGTGGGATGATCAGCGTCTTGATACACAGGTTGGACCAGCATCAATCCTGGTCATGACAGATGAAGGGTTGGTTTTTCGCGAGCCGGATGCAAGTGAGGATAATTTGTGTAGTTGCCAAACCGAGCAATCCCTTTTCCATGCTTTATATCGAGCCTTAACCGGTAAAGAGTTACCTCAGAGTGCAGAGATGCCTTTTGATTTGGCGAACATAAGCCAAGAGGATTTTTCAGCAGGACGTTTGCAGCGTTCAGCATCTACGGATTTTTTATCGATACCAAAAACGGTAGAGGTCAACGTGAGTGTTTATCAAAAGGTTGAATCCTTTGAGAGTACTACGTTTCAGAGCTCAGGGGTTATACATACAGCGGATGGTCAACGTATTGATTTAAACCTGAACTTACATATGAAACATGCTTATTCGGCAGAGACTTTGGTGTCGGTTACTAAAGAGATTCAGTTTAAAGATCCTTTGGTTTTAAACTTTGATGGTTTATCTACCGAGTTATCACAAGCGCAGTTTGATTTTGATTTAGATGCGGATGGAGAGCTGGATTTGATGCGCTTTCTAGAAAGTGACGGAGGGTGGCTTGCGCGAGATATAAATGGAGATGGGAAAATCAATGATGGTTCTGAACTATTTGGTGCTATATCAGGCCATGGTTTTGATGACCTTCTACACTTTGATGATGACGGTAATCAGTTTATAGATGAGGCGGATACTATTTATGACGAATTGCTTATTTGGAAGAAAACGAGCGAAGTAGATCAACTGCTCGGACTGAAAGATGTTGATGTGGGAGCGATCTATCTAGGAGCGTCGGAAACCCCCTTTGATATAAAGAATGACAACAATGAGATATTAGGTAGGGTGGCGCAGACGGGTATCTACCTTTCTGAGCAAGGGGAGGCAAGGGTTGTACAGCAAGTGGATGTGGCAGTATAAGTCTGCTTTTTCCCTAAGCTATCTACCCAGTTTACAATCATGTAGAATTTCGAATATCCGTTTTGATAAAGAGATATATTTAAGATGAGAGTTAGCTGGGTAGGTGGCAAAAAACTACAAAAGACGTTGGTGGTTTTCTCCTTTCTAGGTATCTCCAGCTTCACGTCAGCAGAAAGCTCTGTGGGCATTGAGCAGATGAAGCTTGCCTCGTCAGTGGGGGCGTCTTGCTCAGGCTTTTATGATGGCGTTTATCGGTTATTGCATAATATGGAAGATGAACAGGGTGAGCGTCTGTTAGAGTTAAAGCAGATATGGCCGGGTGTTAATAAGCGTTTTGTGTTTCGCCAGTCGACCTCTTCTATGCTCATGACGGATATTTTTATTCGCCAGTTGAACCACCGCTTTAAGCCGGAGCCTGCTTTGTCGCTTCAAACCTTTAGCGATGAATATGTTGGTAGTCGCCAAAAGGCCATGGGATGGGATAATAGTATGCAAGCGAATGATACTTTTCTAAACCAGCATAAACAGTGCGAGCATATACTCAAAATATCCCGCCAGAATGGGACGCTAACAGAAGAGCGAATTAATGGCGCAATGGTACAAAGAGCTAATGCGCTTGGTCTAGATCTGACGAATATGTGAAATTTTAAAGGCTGCCGCTTATATCTTTCAGAGTTGGCAGCCTTTTCATGTCGCTTAAGTCATTAAGCAGTGTGTTTTGCTTCCATGTAACGGGCGTGATCAGCGCCTACACGACAACCATAGACACCTACTTCACCTTTCCAGCGAGTCCAAGTAATGAACTGCCCGATGGCTTCCAAGACCTGACCAACAACAGAGTGTGTGTCCTCTTGCGATTGATCGAATGCGCCCATTGCTTGAAGCTCTC includes:
- a CDS encoding branched-chain amino acid ABC transporter permease, with the translated sequence MKINKLYVILIALALVAPMVVYPVFLMKVLCFALFACAFNLLLGFVGLLSFGHAAFLGTGGYVTGYLMLQTGITPELGVLAGTIAAGLLGAVYGKLAVKREGIYFAMVTLALAQLAFFFYLQAPFTGGEDGLQGVPRGELFGLFDLSDNNSMYYFVLAIFLFGFWMVHRTIHSPFGQILKAIRENEPRAVSLGYNVNDYKWAAFVISSALAGMAGSTKTLVFQLASLTDVHWHMSGEVVLMTLLGGMGTIFGPLVGAGVVVTIQNYMSGGELGNYIHIIMGVIFIVCVLAFRSGIVGEIQKVVKRNFG
- a CDS encoding thiolase family protein gives rise to the protein MSQDSVVIVSAARTPMGGMMGSLSEVRAPDLCATAIKAAIERAGISSSDIDEVIMGCVLPAGLGQAPARQASRAAGIPDAAGATTINKMCGSGMKAVMLAHDQIMAGQVDVMVAGGMENMSQSPYLLPKARAGMRMGHQQVIDHMFFDGLEDAYEGGLMGSFAQKSADDYNVSREAMDDFAIGSLEKALKAIETGAFKDEIAPVTVKTRQGEVQVDTDEQPGNARIDKIRGLRPAFKKDGTVTAANSSSISDGGSALILMKESQAKARGLAPLARIVAHSTHAQLPAEFTIAPIGAIEKVLNKAGWSKDDVDLYEINEAFAVVSMLAISELGLDDAKVNVKGGACALGHPIGSSGSRILVTLLYALKQAGKSKGVASLCIGGGEATAVAVEMM
- a CDS encoding ABC transporter substrate-binding protein, with amino-acid sequence MKAMKKTVLAAAMSLAAATGVQAAGISDDVVKIGVLADMGGVYADVCGQGCVTAVEMAVEDFGGTVLGKPIEVVSADDQNKPDVGSAKVRQWVEDEKVDAVNGLVASSVTGAVTKVLTDAKKIALISTSASNAFTTKACSPYNVHWTYNVAALANGTVKPMVESGKKKWFFITADYAFGHALEGIASKVINESGGEVVGAVRAPLGTTDFSSYILQAQASGADVVGLANAGADFVNSLKTAAEFGLTEMMDVAGLLVFTHNAKALDPAIAAGMKATTGFYWDMDDQTREWSARFKARHGSIPAMGQAGAYSMTMHYLNAIKAAGTDDSDAVMKQMKMTKPNDFFARNATLRNDGRMVHDMLLVSIKDAASRKSEDDIYNIEATIPGNVAFNPMLPECDFK
- a CDS encoding murein transglycosylase A, with amino-acid sequence MPYLRYPKATTPKLWAGSILAIFLTGCSVTPKAPGIAEEICWNQLKGWQDDQLVEAMPALQSQCDRLSKKDTVWKNICEAAPKDASTPEVRRFFETHFSPHNIVGLQNKNQGLITGYYEPTLYGSFERSERFNYPIYQRPDDMFEVRLESRFPALKNQRVRARIEGNKIVPYYSRAEIDGNQQPLKGHEIIWVDDADAAFFLHIQGSGRVQLPDGKSVGVGYADQNGHPYHAIGKSLIAQGELTRKNVSLQTIRAWLKNNPSKASELKNSNPSYIFFQLRHDLDNGPRGSLNVPLTPERSVAVDRKIIPLGTPLWINTQLPNTTTPYQRLVFAQDTGGAINGPVRADLFFGKGDRAEQLAGEMKQTGSLFALLPKPADAKLCN
- a CDS encoding branched-chain amino acid ABC transporter permease, coding for MATIFGINLFALSGQLLVGLINGSFYALLSLGLAIIFGLLKIINFAQGAMYMLGAFFAWMALNYLGINYWVALILVPIAIGGIAILIERFLVRPIANEDHLYSLLLTFGIALILQGLFTHLYGSSGLPYQIPAELKGGTKLPFMYLPNYRAWIIVISLIVCFSTWWVIEKTKLGAYLRAGTENPQLMQGFGINVPLITTLTFGFGVALAGFAGVLAAPVYSVSPEMGSNILIVVFAIVVIGGMGSIGGAILTGLMMGVVEGLTKFFYPEASTTVIFLFMVIVLLIKPAGLFGKEA